The Candidatus Ozemobacteraceae bacterium genome segment CCCGTCGAGCCTCTCCTTCCGGTCGTCATCGAGACGCCGGATCAATCCGTTTCGGCTCAACCGTCACCGACTCCCGTCGATGCCGGCAGGGAGTTATTCACACCCACGCCGGAAACGGCTGGCGAGTCACCCAACGTTCTATCGTCAGCGATATTCAAAGAGTCCCCAGAGGCTTCCCCCAGATCGTCGGCACCAGCGGACTCCGGCCCTGTGCCGCCCTCGGCCCCCGTTGCCGAAGAGAAACCCTTTGCCTTCGACTGGGAGAACTTTCTCGGGAAAAAGTTGTTCGCCTGGATCGGCAGTTTCGCGCTGTTCCTCTCGGCCCTGTTTTTCGTCAGGTATGCCATCGAGAACGACCTGGTCAGTCTCGGCATGCGGCTCGTGCTGGGTTTCTTCGTCGGCGCGGGCTCGATCGCCGGCGGCCTGTGGCTGAAACGCTACGGCTACCGTCAGACCGTCGACGGCCTGTGCGCCGCCGGCCTGGCGATTCTCTACGCCGTTTTCATCGCGGCGCACCGTCTGCCGGTCGGCGACCCGTTCATCGGCACGGCGGGCACGTTTTCGCTCCTGACTCTGCTGACGGCCGGCGCCTTCACCTTGTCGGTGCGTCTCGACTCGCTGTTCGTCGCAATTCTGGCGTTGGTCGGCGGTTTCCTCGTTCCGCCCTTCGTCTCGACCGGCCACGACAACCCGCTCGGCCTGTTCGCCTACGTGACGCTGCTGGACACGGGCCTCGCGGCTGTCGCCCTCCGGAAACAGTGGGGCGTCCTCATCACGCTCGGCGCCATCGGCACGATGCTGATGCAGGCCGGCTGGGTCTTCAAGTTTTTCGAAGCCGCGAAGGCCGTCACGGCCTGGCTGGTCTTCGCCTGGTTCCCGCTGTTCTTCACCGTCGTCGGACATCTCGCGAACAAACGCGGATGGGACGATCCGCACATCGTCCGCGTCGCACGTGTTTTCCCGCTGATCTCCATGTGGATCAGTTTTTATATTTCTTCAAAAATAGTATCTATCCAGCAACCCGACACGGAAATTTCCGGGCCGTCGCTGGTTTACAGGCCGTTTGCCATGGGGAACGGAGGCCTGGTCATGTCCCTTCCCTACTGGTTCTCGGCGCTAATCGGCTGGCAGGCGCTCCGGGACGCCGCAACAGCGGTCTTCGCGAAATACGCACACGTCATCGTCTTCCTGCTCACTTGGAACTGGACGACATACGGTTTCACGCCGGACGCAGCCGGAACGGCCTGGGTCCTGTTCGCGGCGTATCCCGCCTTCTTCTTCGCCCTCTGGCGGCTCGGCCTCCGGTCCGAGCGCGACGCCCCCGAGCTTTCGTCGAGCGCGCGCTGGTCCGGCCTGCTCGCCTTCTCCTTCAATCTGTATCAACTGTTCCAGCAGGAACTCGGGAACAGCCCGGCGCACATCTTCTCGCTGACGGCCCTGCTCGCGGTGGGGCTTGCCTGGCAGGCGATGAAAGACGAGTCGGCGGGCCCGTTCCATTTCGGCAGCGGCCTCTCGTCGTTCACCATCATTGCGCTCTGGGCGAGCATGTATGCTCTCAGGGACAACATGACCGCCGCGTATCTCGCCTTTCTCGGCTTCCCTCTCTTCTTCGTGGGCACGTCGAAGCTGGCGGCCGTTCGCGGCAGACTGGACACGAATCTGAAGACGGCGGGCCGCGTTTTCCCGCTTGCCGGCATGGCATTCGCCGCGATGACGGCAGGCTGGGAGCAGTATGGCTCGAGCCCGGCGCTTGCGTTTTCCCTCGTGTTCGTCATCGATCTGATCCTGGCCTGGGAGGCCCGCGGCGACCGCGAGGCCGCCCCGTATCACACCTACGGCTGCTGGGCCACGTTCGCCGTGCTCTGGATCTGGGGGCACCAGTTCGGCACGCCGGAAACCGCCATGACCGGGTCGGCGGCGTTCTTCGGCTTCACCGCCTTCTACGCCGCCGCCTGGAAAATCGTCCGACATCTGGACGGCGACGCCGATCACATGGCGTATCCGGCGCGCCTCGCCCCTCTCGTTTCGATGACCTGGGTCGCCTGGATGCTCACGCAGGATTCACTTGCGGCCCAACCGGTCAAAGTGCTGGGCCTCCTGTTCCTCCTCGATCTCATTCTGACCTGGCAGACGGTCGAGGACGACGGGGCGCGACCCTGGCACATGGGAGCCAGCATCGCCGGCTTCGCGCTGCTGATGACCTGGACGACGACGGCGCTGACCGAAGCGCTGCTGCCGATCGCCCTCGGGTTCTATCTCCTGTTCGGCGCCCTCCACGCGCTGCTGCCCATCGTCCTGCAGCGGCTGCGCCCCTCGGGCGATGCCTACAACTGGATGCACCTGTATCCCGCACTCATGCTCCTGATCATGATCGCGCCAATCCTGAACCATACCGCCGCGTGGCCGATCATGATGCCGGTCATCTTCCTCCTCAACTTCGTCGGGCTGATCGCCTCGTGGCTGTCGAGCGCGATGTGGATCGGGATCGTAATGCTGACGGTGACGACGGGCTGTTTCGG includes the following:
- a CDS encoding DUF2339 domain-containing protein — encoded protein: MDLILFLIVAGVFWYGIRSIRAQLNTGADKNEAENELKKRIIRLERRMERLNERLDIFSSELWALKKNAGLPAEQQQAEPLAKPETVAKSAVTAPPLEPPTPPVIPQKPAPSWKDPLESSVQPDEALGSELPVMPVEPLLPVVIETPDQSVSAQPSPTPVDAGRELFTPTPETAGESPNVLSSAIFKESPEASPRSSAPADSGPVPPSAPVAEEKPFAFDWENFLGKKLFAWIGSFALFLSALFFVRYAIENDLVSLGMRLVLGFFVGAGSIAGGLWLKRYGYRQTVDGLCAAGLAILYAVFIAAHRLPVGDPFIGTAGTFSLLTLLTAGAFTLSVRLDSLFVAILALVGGFLVPPFVSTGHDNPLGLFAYVTLLDTGLAAVALRKQWGVLITLGAIGTMLMQAGWVFKFFEAAKAVTAWLVFAWFPLFFTVVGHLANKRGWDDPHIVRVARVFPLISMWISFYISSKIVSIQQPDTEISGPSLVYRPFAMGNGGLVMSLPYWFSALIGWQALRDAATAVFAKYAHVIVFLLTWNWTTYGFTPDAAGTAWVLFAAYPAFFFALWRLGLRSERDAPELSSSARWSGLLAFSFNLYQLFQQELGNSPAHIFSLTALLAVGLAWQAMKDESAGPFHFGSGLSSFTIIALWASMYALRDNMTAAYLAFLGFPLFFVGTSKLAAVRGRLDTNLKTAGRVFPLAGMAFAAMTAGWEQYGSSPALAFSLVFVIDLILAWEARGDREAAPYHTYGCWATFAVLWIWGHQFGTPETAMTGSAAFFGFTAFYAAAWKIVRHLDGDADHMAYPARLAPLVSMTWVAWMLTQDSLAAQPVKVLGLLFLLDLILTWQTVEDDGARPWHMGASIAGFALLMTWTTTALTEALLPIALGFYLLFGALHALLPIVLQRLRPSGDAYNWMHLYPALMLLIMIAPILNHTAAWPIMMPVIFLLNFVGLIASWLSSAMWIGIVMLTVTTGCFGAWIFTMKEVTELPGFLGVQGFFAVAFHIWSHISFPKQGEKSLYAGTPAWLKRVRELAFGPQAEGESEAGTSLDIALLPSLSAFLPFILLTMVVLVIKSMPDPSMVFGLMLLLAVMLLRLTHLLAVDGPAIVALMSTAMVQLCWQTQHYKGENWLLLTAWHTAIFVLFFGFPLLYRERMQNRTLPWIAAAASGPIQFFLLYQTLTTVHGKAWIGALPILFAAPFLYAMKELVRKLPEELPGRLSILAWFGGTALFFITLAFPLQLDQEWLTIGWALEGAALCWLFIRIPHPGLRLWGIALLVTAFARLALNPEVLEYHARSGVPVLNWYLYAYGIVTACLIAGGIYLAPPRNKLFEYDVPKWLFSFATILAFLLVNIEVADAFSQGARIDFQLKLSRGQDLTYSLAWAAFSFILLIVGIWTKRRGARIASIGLMAVTIVKVFLYDLIDLGGLYRVGSLLGLAVALMMVSFLYQKFLSAPEEADASSPADASKKETFV